The following are encoded together in the Ralstonia insidiosa genome:
- a CDS encoding aspartate/glutamate racemase family protein, with product MAPESAGPRRLLLINPNTTAALTQTLARYVQAALPGDVVVEPVTARFGAPYIATEVGYAVAAHAALDAWTTALQRPPDAAIIGCFGDPGLFALREVAPCPVTGLAEAALMEAAAHGTCAVVTGGHAWGPILERLLPTLQHGHTVRDIHTVELDGAALYAAPDAAEQVLLGACTTLLRRQPVDAIVLGGAGLAGVAQRLQPHVPVPLIDSVTAAARQVWDAPRGGHGALPAWVAHAMHA from the coding sequence ATGGCTCCTGAATCGGCCGGCCCGCGCCGGCTGTTGCTGATCAACCCGAACACCACGGCCGCACTCACGCAGACGCTCGCCCGCTACGTGCAAGCCGCGTTGCCGGGCGATGTTGTTGTGGAACCCGTCACCGCCCGTTTTGGCGCGCCGTATATCGCCACCGAAGTCGGCTATGCAGTGGCCGCGCATGCGGCGCTCGACGCGTGGACGACAGCGCTGCAGCGTCCACCTGATGCCGCCATCATCGGCTGCTTTGGCGACCCGGGGCTCTTCGCGCTGCGCGAGGTGGCGCCCTGCCCGGTCACCGGCCTCGCGGAAGCTGCGTTGATGGAAGCGGCCGCGCACGGCACCTGCGCGGTCGTGACGGGTGGGCATGCATGGGGGCCGATTCTGGAGCGCTTGCTGCCCACGCTGCAACACGGCCACACCGTGCGCGACATCCATACCGTGGAACTCGACGGCGCCGCGCTGTATGCGGCACCAGATGCGGCGGAGCAGGTTCTGCTGGGTGCGTGCACAACGCTGCTGCGTCGCCAGCCGGTGGATGCGATCGTGCTGGGGGGTGCCGGGCTCGCCGGTGTGGCACAGCGTCTGCAGCCTCACGTGCCCGTACCGCTCATTGACAGCGTGACAGCGGCGGCACGCCAAGTGTGGGATGCGCCGCGCGGGGGGCATGGTGCGTTACCGGCGTGGGTTGCGCACGCCATGCACGCGTGA
- a CDS encoding ABC transporter permease: MRPRFREPRAPGFWPLACLFALFVLFLYGPMLTIFALSFQGPDGGLTFPMNGLSLHWYRQLAEGLGVVDIGAAFRRSLALGAVVMALTMGLSLLAALAFRKRLRGGGALFYVTVASLIMPSIVVSLGIGLQFRLIDTGIKALLTAWGMGDQADSFGSTLGQWTSALGAHLTWTLPFGLLIMFAVFNRFNPAYEEAARDLGATPWQTFRHVVLPLIAPSLIGVGMFGFTLSWDEIARTSQAIGDVNTLPLELQGLTTTVTTPAIYALGTLTTVVSFVVMGLTMLAIVRLRRRQSAGRVD; the protein is encoded by the coding sequence ATGCGCCCACGTTTTCGTGAACCACGCGCCCCCGGCTTCTGGCCGCTGGCGTGTCTCTTCGCGCTGTTCGTGCTGTTTCTCTACGGCCCCATGCTGACAATCTTCGCGCTCAGCTTTCAGGGGCCGGACGGCGGGCTGACGTTTCCGATGAATGGGCTGTCGCTGCATTGGTATCGTCAGCTTGCCGAAGGCCTGGGCGTGGTCGACATCGGCGCAGCATTCCGGCGCTCGCTGGCGCTCGGCGCGGTGGTGATGGCGTTGACCATGGGGCTCTCGCTACTGGCCGCATTGGCGTTTCGCAAGCGGCTGCGCGGCGGTGGCGCGCTGTTCTATGTGACGGTGGCGAGCCTGATCATGCCGTCGATCGTGGTGTCGCTCGGCATCGGGCTGCAGTTCCGGTTGATCGACACGGGCATCAAGGCCCTGCTCACCGCATGGGGCATGGGCGATCAGGCCGACAGCTTCGGCTCCACGCTCGGCCAGTGGACTTCCGCACTCGGCGCGCACCTGACGTGGACGCTGCCGTTCGGCCTGCTCATCATGTTTGCCGTCTTCAACCGCTTCAACCCCGCCTACGAGGAAGCCGCGCGCGACCTCGGTGCCACGCCTTGGCAGACCTTCCGCCATGTCGTGTTGCCGTTGATCGCGCCATCGCTCATCGGCGTGGGCATGTTCGGCTTCACGCTCAGTTGGGATGAAATCGCGCGCACCTCGCAGGCCATCGGCGATGTCAACACGCTGCCGCTCGAACTGCAGGGGCTGACCACCACCGTCACCACGCCGGCCATCTACGCGCTGGGCACGCTCACCACCGTGGTGTCGTTCGTGGTGATGGGGCTGACCATGCTGGCCATCGTGCGGTTGCGCCGCCGCCAGAGCGCAGGGCGCGTTGACTGA
- a CDS encoding ABC transporter permease, whose translation MTPTPPTPTAAGTLRPGLQALPFAAVFVVFFLIPLGLVAMVSFWDFNEYALLPTFTLRNYAKLWEGCGHLNEYGDLCVTASTYLSTLRFALGTWALTLVLGFALAYFLAFHVRSAAVQTLLFVVCTVPFWTSNVIRMISWIPLLGRNGLVNQTLQAMHLINQPQDWLLYSNFSVLLAYAHLYTMFMIVPIFNSMMRIDRALLEAARDAGASAWQTLWHVIVPLSRSGILIGSIFILTIVMGDFVTVGVMGGQQIASVGKMIQVQTSYLQFPLAAANAVVLLLTVLMIIWGLTRVVDIRKEL comes from the coding sequence ATGACACCCACTCCGCCCACTCCAACCGCTGCCGGCACCTTGCGTCCGGGCCTGCAGGCGCTGCCGTTTGCGGCGGTGTTCGTCGTGTTCTTTCTCATCCCGCTGGGGCTGGTCGCGATGGTCAGCTTCTGGGATTTCAACGAGTACGCGCTGCTGCCGACCTTCACCTTGCGCAACTACGCCAAGCTGTGGGAAGGCTGCGGCCATCTCAATGAATACGGCGATTTGTGCGTGACGGCGTCGACGTATCTATCGACGCTGCGCTTTGCGCTCGGCACCTGGGCACTCACGCTAGTGCTGGGTTTTGCGCTGGCGTATTTCCTGGCGTTTCACGTGCGATCGGCTGCGGTGCAGACGCTGCTGTTCGTGGTGTGCACGGTGCCATTCTGGACCTCCAACGTGATCCGCATGATTTCGTGGATTCCGCTGCTGGGCCGCAACGGCCTCGTCAACCAGACGCTGCAGGCCATGCACCTCATCAACCAGCCGCAAGACTGGTTGCTGTACTCGAACTTCTCGGTGCTGCTGGCCTACGCACACCTCTACACCATGTTCATGATCGTGCCGATCTTCAATTCGATGATGCGCATTGACCGCGCATTGCTCGAAGCCGCGCGCGACGCGGGCGCAAGTGCATGGCAAACGCTGTGGCACGTGATCGTGCCGCTGTCGCGCAGCGGCATCCTGATCGGCTCGATCTTCATCCTGACCATCGTGATGGGCGACTTCGTGACCGTGGGCGTGATGGGCGGCCAGCAGATTGCCTCGGTCGGCAAGATGATCCAGGTGCAGACCTCGTATCTGCAGTTTCCGCTGGCGGCGGCCAACGCCGTGGTGCTGCTGCTGACGGTGCTGATGATCATCTGGGGCCTGACCCGCGTGGTCGACATCCGCAAGGAGCTCTGA
- a CDS encoding ABC transporter substrate-binding protein — MSDDSIDFKAGRRTALKGMAAILATGIAPVVLAQEKLTLRYLGTAVNQDKLIAEKFEADTGIRVQYVAVTTDEITKRAVTAPSSFDLIDTEYFSLKKIVPTGNLLGIDARRIKNADKITSLFTKGEVAGKKVGDQGTAPKKVMYLPGANATTFATSPTQFMTLIPTVYNADTLGIRPDLIKRPISSWAELLNPEFKGRASILNIPSIGIMDAAMVVEAKGIHKYADKGNMTRAEIDLTIKTLIEAKKAGQFRALWKDFNESVNLMASGEVVIQSMWSPAVTAVRSKGIDCTFQPLKEGYRAWAAGFGIPKTVSGKKLDAAYEFINWFLDGWAGAYLNRQGYYSAVLETAKAKMEPYEWAYWMEGKPAAQDIKSPHGDVLAKAGSVRDGGSYEQRMGGIACWNAVMDENEYMVRKWNEFVAA; from the coding sequence ATGTCTGACGATTCCATCGACTTCAAGGCCGGCCGCCGCACCGCACTCAAGGGCATGGCCGCCATTCTGGCCACCGGCATCGCGCCGGTCGTCCTCGCGCAAGAGAAACTGACCTTGCGCTACCTGGGTACGGCGGTCAACCAAGACAAGCTGATTGCCGAGAAATTTGAGGCCGACACCGGCATCCGCGTGCAATACGTGGCGGTAACGACCGATGAGATCACCAAGCGCGCCGTCACCGCGCCGAGCAGCTTCGACCTGATCGACACGGAGTACTTCTCGCTCAAGAAGATCGTGCCGACAGGCAACCTGCTGGGCATCGACGCACGCCGCATCAAGAACGCTGACAAGATCACGTCGCTCTTCACCAAGGGCGAAGTGGCCGGCAAGAAGGTGGGCGACCAAGGCACCGCGCCGAAGAAGGTGATGTACCTGCCGGGCGCCAACGCAACCACGTTTGCCACGTCACCCACGCAGTTCATGACGCTGATCCCGACCGTGTACAACGCCGACACGCTGGGCATCCGCCCTGACCTGATCAAGCGTCCGATCAGCTCGTGGGCCGAACTGCTGAACCCGGAGTTCAAGGGCCGCGCGTCGATCCTGAACATCCCGTCGATCGGCATCATGGACGCGGCGATGGTGGTGGAGGCCAAGGGCATCCACAAGTACGCCGACAAGGGCAACATGACCCGCGCCGAGATCGACCTCACCATCAAGACGCTGATCGAAGCCAAGAAGGCCGGCCAGTTCCGCGCGCTGTGGAAGGACTTCAACGAAAGCGTGAACCTGATGGCCTCGGGCGAGGTGGTGATCCAGTCGATGTGGAGCCCGGCGGTGACGGCCGTGCGCAGCAAGGGCATCGACTGCACGTTCCAGCCGCTCAAGGAAGGCTATCGCGCGTGGGCGGCCGGCTTTGGTATTCCGAAGACGGTGTCGGGCAAGAAGCTCGACGCGGCGTACGAATTCATCAACTGGTTCCTCGACGGCTGGGCCGGTGCGTACCTGAACCGCCAGGGCTACTACAGCGCCGTGCTGGAAACGGCCAAGGCCAAGATGGAACCGTACGAGTGGGCGTACTGGATGGAAGGCAAACCCGCCGCCCAGGACATCAAGAGCCCCCACGGCGACGTGCTCGCCAAGGCCGGCAGCGTGCGCGATGGCGGCAGCTACGAACAGCGCATGGGCGGCATCGCCTGCTGGAACGCGGTCATGGACGAGAACGAGTACATGGTCCGCAAGTGGAACGAGTTTGTCGCCGCTTGA
- a CDS encoding ABC transporter ATP-binding protein yields MTRAPTAPTDSLELVALTKRYAHDAVAVDAINLRVPAGSYCCLLGPSGCGKSSTLRMIAGHEHVSDGDILLGHRNITNLPAAARGTAMMFQSYALFPHLSALDNVAFSLKMRGISASERRRRAQALLERVAMGHLAQRRPGELSGGQQQRVALARALIMEPRVLLLDEPLSALDPFLRTQMRAELRRWQQELGLTFVHVTHSQEEAMALADQMVVMNHGRIEQAGSPREVYNQPASAFVATFIGGHNLLEDANGPVAVRIDRMALHADEATAGDRPRVRGRICDIEYQGTHVLVGVEGVTFMSSPLPSQRLTVSLPETDSAIPHLALHQPIWASWDAAQAHRLPATSA; encoded by the coding sequence ATGACCCGCGCACCCACCGCCCCCACAGACTCCCTCGAACTCGTTGCGCTGACCAAGCGTTACGCACATGACGCTGTGGCCGTCGACGCCATCAACCTGCGCGTGCCGGCCGGCAGCTACTGCTGCTTGCTTGGGCCATCGGGCTGCGGCAAGTCGTCCACGCTGCGCATGATTGCCGGCCACGAGCACGTGAGTGACGGCGACATCCTGCTGGGCCACCGCAACATCACCAACCTGCCGGCGGCCGCCCGCGGCACGGCCATGATGTTTCAGAGCTATGCGCTGTTTCCGCACCTGAGTGCGCTCGACAACGTGGCCTTCAGCTTGAAGATGCGCGGCATCAGCGCGAGTGAACGGCGCAGACGCGCACAGGCACTGCTGGAGCGCGTGGCGATGGGCCACCTGGCGCAGCGTCGTCCGGGCGAGTTGTCGGGCGGCCAGCAGCAACGCGTGGCGCTCGCGCGTGCGCTGATCATGGAGCCGCGCGTGCTGCTGCTCGACGAGCCGCTCTCTGCGCTCGACCCGTTCCTGCGCACGCAGATGCGCGCCGAACTGAGGCGCTGGCAGCAGGAGCTGGGGCTGACCTTCGTGCACGTTACGCACTCGCAGGAAGAGGCGATGGCGCTGGCCGACCAGATGGTGGTGATGAACCACGGCCGCATCGAACAGGCGGGCAGCCCGCGCGAGGTCTACAACCAGCCGGCCAGCGCGTTTGTCGCCACCTTCATCGGCGGGCACAACCTGCTGGAAGACGCGAATGGGCCAGTGGCCGTGCGCATCGACCGCATGGCACTGCATGCCGATGAGGCCACCGCCGGAGATCGCCCGCGCGTGCGCGGTCGCATCTGCGACATCGAATACCAGGGCACGCACGTGCTGGTGGGGGTGGAGGGCGTCACGTTCATGTCCTCACCCTTGCCCTCGCAACGGCTGACCGTGAGCCTGCCCGAAACCGACAGCGCCATCCCGCACCTGGCGCTGCATCAGCCCATCTGGGCCTCGTGGGATGCCGCGCAAGCGCACCGCTTGCCCGCTACCTCCGCCTGA
- a CDS encoding porin: protein MSTTIKLGAAALAFGLSGVAAAQSSVTLSGVIDTGVSWTNHAGNGSQSLTGVSDSILGVSNFGLSGKEDLGGGVSALFNLQAGFNPSNGRMSSNGTLFSRNSYVGLTSASGTLTAGKQWNFNDDWLVGSVFKGGYNSGSIFKFSEFDAVSELYNNTVKYVSPTLGGAQFGAMYGFGETAGSLSQGSLFNLAARYSGGPVYLAASYDQERDGSGTGSLYKLFTVGGSYTFGATKLRLGAARADVGGTGAFQSIPSMSARKAYALEGGVDYAFTTAFTGSADVLYRRNTTLSNSSMVYRLLGLYSLSKRTTLVANVAYLKNSSSATEALVNTTSGAIGGGVAGTSQTSVALGVRHIF from the coding sequence ATGAGCACCACTATCAAGCTGGGCGCTGCTGCCCTGGCATTCGGGCTGTCTGGCGTGGCCGCTGCGCAATCCAGCGTCACGCTGTCAGGCGTGATCGATACCGGCGTGAGCTGGACCAACCATGCCGGCAACGGCTCGCAAAGTCTGACCGGCGTGTCGGACAGCATCCTGGGCGTGTCCAACTTCGGGCTGAGCGGCAAGGAAGACCTGGGCGGCGGCGTGAGCGCGCTGTTCAACCTGCAAGCGGGTTTCAACCCGAGCAACGGGCGCATGTCGTCCAACGGCACGCTTTTCTCGCGCAATTCGTATGTCGGGCTAACGTCGGCATCCGGCACGCTCACCGCCGGCAAGCAGTGGAACTTCAACGACGACTGGCTGGTGGGCAGCGTCTTCAAGGGCGGCTACAACTCGGGCTCGATCTTCAAGTTCAGCGAGTTCGACGCCGTGAGCGAGCTCTACAACAACACGGTGAAGTACGTATCGCCCACCCTGGGCGGCGCGCAGTTTGGCGCGATGTACGGCTTCGGCGAAACCGCCGGTTCGCTCTCGCAGGGCTCGCTGTTCAACCTGGCGGCACGCTATAGCGGCGGCCCGGTGTACCTGGCGGCCAGCTACGACCAGGAGCGCGATGGCAGCGGCACGGGCTCGCTCTACAAGCTCTTCACCGTGGGCGGCAGCTACACGTTTGGTGCGACCAAGCTGCGCCTCGGCGCAGCCCGGGCCGATGTGGGCGGCACGGGGGCGTTCCAGTCGATCCCGAGCATGTCGGCACGCAAGGCCTACGCCCTGGAAGGTGGCGTGGATTACGCCTTCACCACGGCCTTTACCGGCTCGGCCGACGTGCTGTACCGCCGTAACACGACGCTGTCGAACAGCTCGATGGTCTACCGGCTGCTGGGGCTGTACAGCCTGTCGAAGCGCACAACGCTGGTGGCCAACGTGGCGTACCTGAAGAACTCGTCAAGCGCGACGGAAGCGCTGGTCAACACCACGTCGGGCGCCATCGGTGGCGGTGTGGCGGGGACGAGCCAGACGTCGGTGGCGCTGGGCGTGCGCCACATCTTCTGA
- a CDS encoding GntR family transcriptional regulator — MTSPTSTPRRNNAEVDARISDAVYDAILEQKLPPGTRLVEAQLCKAFGITRGTLRRVLVKLAHEGVVELQPNRGATIAVHDATEARQVFGARLILETGSVRELARHATAGQLTELRALAAAEHASRESGNWRDWIRLSGDFHIQLAEANGNPIITSMLRTLVARTSLLIGLYESPARPSCGHDEHLAILDAVERRDGERAARLMGEHLGEYIAALEIEPRQVEAIDFSKLFHRVKV, encoded by the coding sequence ATGACCTCCCCGACCTCCACCCCCCGGCGCAACAACGCCGAAGTCGACGCCCGCATTTCCGATGCGGTGTACGACGCCATCCTTGAACAGAAGCTGCCGCCGGGCACCCGCTTGGTAGAAGCGCAGTTATGCAAGGCGTTCGGTATCACACGGGGGACATTGCGCCGGGTGCTGGTCAAGCTGGCGCATGAAGGGGTGGTCGAGCTGCAGCCCAACCGCGGCGCGACGATTGCCGTGCATGACGCCACCGAGGCCCGCCAGGTTTTTGGTGCGCGGCTGATTCTGGAGACCGGCTCGGTGCGGGAATTGGCGCGGCACGCCACTGCGGGGCAACTCACGGAGTTGCGTGCGCTGGCGGCTGCGGAACACGCCAGCCGCGAATCCGGCAATTGGCGCGACTGGATCCGCCTCTCGGGGGATTTCCACATCCAACTGGCCGAGGCCAACGGCAACCCCATCATCACGTCGATGCTGCGCACGCTGGTGGCGCGGACATCGCTGTTGATTGGTCTTTATGAATCTCCGGCGCGCCCCAGTTGCGGCCATGACGAACACCTGGCCATTCTGGATGCGGTGGAGCGCCGCGATGGCGAGCGCGCTGCCCGGCTGATGGGCGAGCATCTTGGGGAGTACATCGCCGCGCTGGAGATTGAGCCGCGCCAGGTGGAGGCGATCGATTTCTCCAAGCTGTTCCACCGCGTCAAGGTCTGA
- a CDS encoding YoaK family protein — protein sequence MPSETAATPTAAPPSAHFLILQGSLLAFVAGYVDVVGFAALFGLFTAHVTGNFVMIGLELAGTGQGVLAKLLALPTFVLAVAATKLAVSALTRRGVAPVRPLLLAQAVLLLAFMVAGLLALPIQSADAPATIVVGLIGVAAMGVQNAKARIVLSEHAPTTIMTGNTTQIVIDVVELLSPGSAQKGAARTRLRKMVPPLCGFAIGAVLGALAFSFLSFWCVVPPLLILLALAVMQR from the coding sequence TTGCCTTCTGAAACCGCGGCAACGCCGACGGCTGCGCCGCCGTCGGCACACTTCCTGATCCTGCAGGGCAGCCTGCTGGCGTTCGTGGCGGGCTATGTGGACGTGGTGGGCTTCGCTGCGCTGTTCGGGCTGTTTACCGCGCACGTCACAGGCAACTTCGTGATGATCGGGCTGGAATTGGCCGGCACCGGACAAGGCGTGCTCGCCAAGCTGCTGGCACTGCCGACGTTCGTGCTGGCCGTGGCGGCAACCAAGCTGGCTGTGAGCGCGCTCACGCGGCGCGGTGTGGCGCCGGTGCGACCGCTGCTACTTGCGCAGGCCGTGCTGCTGTTGGCCTTCATGGTGGCGGGCTTGCTAGCGCTGCCGATTCAATCGGCCGATGCACCGGCCACGATTGTCGTCGGGCTGATCGGCGTGGCGGCCATGGGCGTGCAGAACGCCAAGGCGCGCATCGTGCTGTCGGAACACGCACCCACGACCATCATGACGGGCAACACCACGCAGATCGTGATCGATGTGGTGGAGCTGCTGTCGCCGGGGAGTGCGCAGAAGGGCGCGGCGCGCACGCGGTTGCGGAAGATGGTGCCGCCGCTGTGCGGATTCGCCATTGGCGCGGTGTTGGGGGCGCTGGCGTTTTCTTTCTTGTCGTTCTGGTGTGTGGTGCCGCCGTTGTTGATTTTGCTGGCGCTGGCGGTCATGCAGCGTTAG
- a CDS encoding amidohydrolase gives MTADLILHNGRIHTVDRERPSASAVAVRDGRFVAVGDDATVMAQRGATTQVIDLRGRTVIPGLNDSHLHLIRGGLNYNLELRWEGVPSLADAMRMLKEQAARTPSPQWVRVVGGWTEFQFAERRMPTLEELNQAAPDTPVFVLHLYDRALLNRAALRQVGYTKDTPNPPGGEIQRDASGEPTGMLIAKPNAMILYATLAKGPKLPPEYQVNSTRQFMRELNRLGVTSAIDAGGGFQNYPEDYEVIRELSAQNQLTIRIAYNLFTQKPKEELADFKNWTGTVQYRQGDDFFRHNGAGEMLVFSAADFEDFLQPRPDLPETMEQELETVVRHLVAQRWPFRLHATYDESISRMLDVFERVNRDIPFNGLPWFFDHAETITPRNIERVRALGGGIAIQDRMAFQGEYFVDRYGAAAAEQTPPIKRMLAEGVPVGAGTDATRVSSYNPWTSLYWLSSGRTVGGMALYPEGLPREVALELYTHGSAWFSADQGNKGQIKVGQLADLAALSADFFSVPEADIKTIESVLTVVGGRIVYGAAEFTEFGPPPIPVLPEWSPVARVPGHWRPAAPLQQQVHQCVGSCSVHGHAHQKARTANVPTTDFRGFWGAFGCSCFAF, from the coding sequence ATGACTGCCGACCTCATCCTGCACAACGGCCGCATCCACACGGTCGACCGCGAACGCCCCTCCGCCAGCGCCGTTGCCGTGCGCGACGGCCGCTTTGTTGCCGTGGGCGACGATGCCACGGTGATGGCGCAGCGCGGCGCCACCACCCAGGTGATCGACCTGCGCGGGCGCACCGTCATCCCCGGCCTGAACGATTCACACCTGCACCTGATCCGGGGCGGGTTGAACTACAACCTGGAGCTGCGCTGGGAAGGCGTGCCCTCCCTGGCCGACGCGATGCGCATGCTCAAGGAGCAAGCTGCACGCACCCCATCACCGCAATGGGTGCGCGTGGTCGGTGGCTGGACAGAGTTCCAGTTTGCCGAGCGCCGCATGCCCACGCTGGAAGAGCTGAACCAGGCCGCACCCGACACGCCCGTGTTCGTGCTGCACCTGTACGACCGCGCGCTGCTCAACCGTGCCGCGCTGCGCCAGGTCGGCTACACCAAGGACACGCCGAACCCGCCCGGCGGCGAGATCCAGCGCGACGCATCGGGCGAGCCCACCGGCATGCTCATCGCCAAGCCCAACGCGATGATCCTGTACGCCACCTTGGCCAAGGGGCCGAAGCTGCCGCCCGAGTACCAAGTCAACTCCACGCGCCAGTTCATGCGCGAGTTGAATCGCCTGGGCGTGACCAGCGCCATCGATGCAGGCGGCGGTTTCCAGAACTACCCGGAAGACTACGAAGTCATCCGCGAACTGTCGGCGCAGAACCAGCTCACCATCCGCATCGCCTACAACCTCTTCACGCAGAAGCCGAAGGAAGAGCTGGCCGATTTCAAGAACTGGACCGGCACCGTGCAATACCGCCAGGGCGATGATTTCTTCCGCCACAACGGTGCTGGCGAAATGCTGGTCTTCTCTGCGGCAGATTTCGAAGACTTCCTGCAGCCGCGCCCCGACCTGCCCGAGACGATGGAGCAGGAGCTGGAAACCGTGGTGCGCCACCTCGTTGCGCAGCGCTGGCCGTTCCGCCTGCACGCCACGTACGACGAATCGATCTCGCGCATGCTCGACGTGTTCGAGCGCGTGAACCGCGACATTCCCTTCAACGGCCTGCCGTGGTTCTTCGACCATGCGGAGACGATCACGCCGCGCAACATCGAACGCGTGCGCGCGCTCGGTGGCGGCATCGCGATTCAAGATCGCATGGCCTTCCAGGGCGAATACTTTGTCGACCGCTACGGCGCAGCCGCTGCTGAACAGACACCGCCCATCAAGCGCATGCTGGCCGAAGGCGTGCCCGTGGGCGCCGGCACCGACGCCACGCGCGTGTCGAGCTACAACCCGTGGACATCGCTGTATTGGTTGTCGAGCGGGCGCACCGTCGGCGGCATGGCGCTGTATCCGGAAGGGCTGCCGCGTGAAGTGGCGCTGGAGCTGTACACGCACGGCAGCGCGTGGTTCTCGGCAGACCAGGGCAACAAGGGGCAGATCAAAGTCGGGCAGCTCGCTGATCTGGCGGCGCTGTCGGCGGATTTCTTCAGCGTGCCTGAGGCCGACATCAAGACCATCGAATCGGTGCTGACGGTGGTGGGTGGGCGCATCGTCTACGGCGCGGCGGAGTTCACCGAGTTCGGCCCGCCGCCGATTCCGGTGCTGCCGGAGTGGTCGCCTGTGGCGCGCGTGCCGGGGCACTGGCGGCCGGCTGCGCCGTTGCAGCAGCAGGTGCATCAGTGCGTCGGTTCGTGTTCGGTGCACGGCCACGCGCACCAGAAAGCGCGCACGGCCAATGTGCCGACCACCGACTTCCGCGGTTTCTGGGGCGCCTTCGGGTGTTCGTGCTTTGCCTTCTGA
- a CDS encoding DoxX family protein: protein MTRLSLDSTNAAVPADTTLHAGLLFLRVTGSALLIAVHGLPKVLHYSQELTRIEDPFHMGATPTLLLAILSETVCPLLIALGVLTRLACLPIVATLLVAMLVVHPDWSLADGQFGWMLLIIFTTVLIAGPGRFSLFPKY, encoded by the coding sequence ATGACACGCCTTTCGCTCGATTCGACCAACGCCGCAGTACCAGCCGACACCACGCTGCATGCTGGCCTGCTGTTCCTGCGCGTCACCGGCAGCGCACTGCTCATTGCCGTGCACGGGCTGCCCAAGGTGCTGCACTACAGCCAGGAACTCACCCGCATTGAAGACCCGTTCCACATGGGCGCTACGCCCACGTTGCTGCTGGCGATCCTGTCGGAAACGGTATGCCCGTTGCTGATTGCGCTGGGCGTGCTGACCCGCCTGGCGTGCCTGCCCATCGTCGCCACGCTGCTGGTGGCAATGCTGGTGGTGCATCCGGATTGGTCACTCGCTGACGGGCAGTTCGGCTGGATGCTGCTGATCATCTTCACCACTGTCCTGATTGCAGGGCCGGGACGTTTCTCGCTGTTTCCCAAATACTGA
- a CDS encoding XapX domain-containing protein: protein MKPYLISIGVGMLVGIIYALLHVRSPAPPAIALVGLLGMLIGEQIVPTAQRLLAGEPITMAWFRHECVPKITGAPPKAPDADVAVASDRTPPNPT from the coding sequence ATGAAGCCCTATCTCATCTCGATTGGCGTTGGCATGCTGGTCGGCATCATCTATGCGTTGCTGCACGTACGCTCACCCGCGCCGCCCGCGATTGCGCTGGTCGGGCTGCTCGGCATGCTGATCGGCGAACAGATCGTGCCGACCGCGCAACGCCTGCTGGCCGGCGAACCCATCACCATGGCGTGGTTCCGCCACGAGTGCGTGCCCAAGATCACGGGCGCGCCGCCCAAGGCACCGGACGCCGATGTGGCGGTGGCGTCGGATCGCACGCCGCCCAATCCAACGTAA
- a CDS encoding alpha/beta fold hydrolase, whose amino-acid sequence MQTITTQDGTRIFYKDWGTGKPVVFSHGWPLNADAWDAQMLFLVQKGFRVIAHDRRGHGRSDQPSQGNNMDTYADDLAALLNALDIQGATLVGHSTGGGEVAHYIGRHGTQRVARAVLIGAVPPIMLKTASNPKGLPMDVFDGIRKGVADNRSQFYRDLATPFFGFNRPDAKVSQGTIDAFWAQGMTGGIHGQYLCIKEFSEVDYTEDLKKIDVPVLFLHGDDDQIVPIDDSAKLGVELVKHGTLKVYPGGSHGMCVTEADKVNADLLAFLSS is encoded by the coding sequence ATGCAAACGATCACGACTCAAGACGGTACGCGCATCTTCTACAAGGATTGGGGCACCGGCAAACCGGTCGTCTTCTCTCATGGCTGGCCGCTCAACGCCGACGCCTGGGACGCGCAGATGCTGTTCCTCGTGCAGAAGGGCTTTCGCGTCATCGCGCATGACCGGCGCGGCCACGGCCGCTCTGACCAGCCTTCGCAAGGCAACAACATGGATACCTACGCCGACGATCTGGCGGCGCTGCTCAACGCGCTCGACATCCAGGGCGCCACGCTGGTCGGCCACTCCACCGGCGGCGGCGAGGTCGCGCACTACATCGGCCGCCACGGCACCCAGCGCGTTGCCCGTGCCGTGCTGATCGGCGCCGTGCCGCCCATCATGCTCAAGACGGCATCCAACCCGAAGGGCTTGCCGATGGACGTGTTCGACGGCATCCGCAAAGGGGTGGCCGACAACCGCTCGCAGTTCTACCGCGATCTCGCCACGCCGTTCTTCGGCTTCAACCGGCCGGATGCCAAGGTCTCGCAAGGCACCATCGATGCCTTCTGGGCGCAGGGCATGACCGGCGGCATCCACGGCCAGTACCTGTGCATCAAGGAGTTCTCCGAGGTCGACTACACCGAAGACCTGAAGAAGATCGACGTGCCCGTATTGTTCCTGCACGGCGACGATGACCAGATCGTGCCGATCGACGATTCGGCCAAGCTGGGCGTGGAGCTGGTGAAGCACGGCACGCTGAAGGTCTACCCGGGCGGCTCGCACGGCATGTGTGTGACCGAGGCGGACAAGGTCAACGCGGATCTGCTGGCGTTCCTGTCGTCCTAA